A genomic region of Branchiostoma lanceolatum isolate klBraLanc5 chromosome 4, klBraLanc5.hap2, whole genome shotgun sequence contains the following coding sequences:
- the LOC136433984 gene encoding YLP motif-containing protein 1-like isoform X2, producing MYPSWNQQPYGSQQDMQGYQHQSQMNTYQQQLYWQHYYALQQNQQSNPPPASSAPPDPVGGLNPPLPSETGEKPPLPSEPPPQDNPPLPGNATEPAAGTANSAEAAKMTQLAEQARQWQAMKQWQEYQYSMMQQTMQQQQAWIVQQQENMQQQHAMQQMTPDQINTEVERQAEQFQKQYEQWQKQFEDWKEQHKNHPNQEQFLQYEQQWKQWQLQMEQMWAAQKEQLHKAKEMAQEQEQQPPPTPTSGAAFSQAGAMSTAPYSQTGTMSGPSYSQVGTMSGPSYSQAGPPYSQTGPPYSSAGTQAGTMSSQAGSMSRPPHSQSAGTGMQNTPYSQAGPMSGPPHSQPAGTGMQNTPYSQAGSMSGPPHSQTPGTGMQNAPYSQAGPMQGPGPNQGYPPRGPRFDGPRGPRFDGPRGSRFGGPRTPGFDGSSGPQFRGRGPMMEQNRPRFGPRGGQQQPGMRGPRPLLDDYGPAGRGNMFGQRQEQQTGPGGVEQGGGPMGRGRGFAQDFGRGIGRGDGESQGPGQLSGSGSKDDMEIDDSSESPDTAQGADMGQEYGNNQGPKPGMGRGFGGPGQGPGMGRGFSSQGPGMGRGFGGQGQGPGMGRGYGGQGQGPGMGRGFGGQGQGPAMGRGFSGQGQGPGIGRGFGGQAQGMGRGFGGPGQAQGMGRGMSGQGQGPDQGGGFSGQGQGPGMGRGFSSPGQTQGMGRGMSGLGQGPDKDGGQGQGHDVGPGFGSPGQRPGMGRGFGGPNQGPGQGRGFGNNQGQSQGPGEEGGFPRGGGSVQFGPGRGRGRGQEPGLQQGRGPGMGRGFQQDSQQGMGRGYGQEPGDFGAGRGRGFNMSEQSGDSNIPSLLGDSPGTGQATGGQEKSKEETEENQASEQSLGMDEDFRKSQGMTFGPRGQSPMQRPRGPGFGQAEGQRFGPRGRGFGQMEGGPRFGPRGSGFNQTERFGPRGRGLEQNEGPRFGPRGRGFDQTEGQRFGPRGRGFGQSEGPRFGPRGQSEGSRFGPRGRGFDQTEGASRFGPRGGVDQFGRPRFDPRNQEGVGSRGMMEGHGPRGMAPNQGPRPPGPGTASPAEEPKAASAQEGSKDVDLRTSRGKVDETKSQPDKGDKKGPDSKPEQGKKPEVPKQGTVASTGQPSQAPAGKSPAPSPAKQAIDKKTPEASKSSSQPSMVKTSAPQSSGSQTPAASTSTVSGAGPSPPVRGRGETASEVPEKGTGSNKEDKTEGGTPKFSQREADLLVKAAKDLKMIREAQEQLRRLEEISALQKVTAAMSEHLRPGSGRGRGRGQETGTESKDNKEGGIGRGKDVGRGAAGELGTRGPESSLGREPLRGPDSEQIPGTEQDMELASHSSRGSNHGRDLGGLEGARLGRGGPDEARMGYDERYKSYREREEVGYGEQPYRGYQDDYYEEESGRDPYGREQYRGRQHAYGDDRDYGGDPFQDPYYSRQDEYGEDYRRETPYYEDERPGEKYRREDPLRRGEEYGLTDDYRWAEVYGRGEEFPRGRDREPQPPGVDDTYLYERHAYSDDQYTLDRAGVREDSQSRGLAGRVVESIDYGHGEKAPGKGFSHLLTTSPAEAASKPSFSHLLSASTATAPPEAPAASQGSLFSRVSMVEEIDYGHGQHAPLGREVGADTFLRERGVVVGRAEEDRLSGRGIEGVPRERSRERSRDRTSLDDGRRGRSIEDARLPPREREVSRERDRERSWDRDRERSRDRERERERGFVREGDLPSRGRERDLPRDDRDRGRGLDDRYDRSRRREADDLDRYRVGRDRDTDREGFYPESSSSSYRDYDRDRHDRERDRESPPEGADSPSQGTSLSQSTFPPPPPTSRYERDRDPYARERDFYFDRQPYADRGAYGGGPPPPGHYDVRDPYGGPPPPQQPPEEPKPETVSAEDILKEPGRKNRPKQLVAILRGPPGCGKTHVARLIKEKETEAGASAPRIFSLDDYFMTEVEKTEKDPETGRRVKTKVLEYEYEPEMEETYRASMLKAFKKNLDNGFFPFMIVDAVNDKVKHFQPFWSAAKSKGFEVYLVELTAEPHACARKNTHKRTLKDITKILDRWESAPRHMMRMDVRMLLQEAAITEVEMEDFDNSQDSSQGDPQQSAGSKGPEEEEDAEEGVFYAKSRWEMDTSEHQLDKLDGIRLHKKSAEDRRQSMSEFLSLVDEYNRNVQPGKKKVRWADIEERQDQEKKRARGFVVGQTQEDWERMTGGDSYAERALKRTKFF from the exons ATGTACCCATCGTGGAACCAGCAGCCGTACGGGTCCCAGCAGGACATGCAGGGCTACCAGCACCAGTCACAGATGAACACCTACCAGCAGCAGCTCTACTGGCAGCACTACTACGCCCTGCAGCAGAACCAGCAGAGCAACCCTCCACCGGCGTCTTCTGCGCCTCCCGATCCCGTGGGGGGCCTGAACCCCCCTCTCCCGTCAGAGACCGGGGAAAAGCCCCCCTTGCCGAGCGAGCCGCCGCCGCAAGACAACCCACCCTTGCCAGGCAACGCGACAGAG CCTGCAGCCGGTACAGCCAACTCCGCGGAAGCTGCTAAGATGACCCAGCTAGCCGAGCAGGCGCGACAGTGGCAGGCCATGAAGCAGTGGCAGGAGTACCAGTACAGCATGATGCAGCAGACCATGCAGCAACAGCAGGCCTGGATCGTGCAGCAACAAGAGAACATGCAGCAACAG CATGCCATGCAGCAGATGACCCCTGACCAGATCAACACGGAGGTCGAGCGGCAGGCGGAGCAGTTCCAGAAGCAGTACGAACAGTGGCAGAAGCAGTTCGAGGACTGGAAGGAGCAGCACAAGAACCACCCCAACCAG GAGCAGTTCCTTCAGTACGAGCAGCAGTGGAAGCAGTGGCAGCTGCAGATGGAGCAGATGTGGGCGGCGCAGAAGGAGCAGCTCCATAAAGCCAAGGAGATGGCACAAGAACAGGAACAACAACCACCACCAACCCCCACCTCAGGTGCAGCCTTCAGCCAGGCAGGGGCCATGTCCACCGCCCCCTATAGCCAGACAGGCACCATGTCAGGGCCTAGCTACAGCCAGGTTGGCACCATGTCCGGGCCTAGCTACAGCCAGGCTGGACCCCCCTACAGTCAGACAGGACCACCATACAGTTCAGCGGGTACCCAGGCTGGTACAATGTCTAGCCAAGCTGGCTCCATGTCCAGACCTCCCCACAGCCAGTCTGCAGGAACAGGTATGCAGAACACCCCTTACAGTCAGGCTGGGCCCATGTCTGGCCCTCCCCACAGCCAGCCTGCAGGAACAGGCATGCAGAACACCCCTTACAGTCAGGCCGGATCCATGTCTGGCCCTCCCCACAGCCAGACTCCAGGGACAGGCATGCAGAATGCTCCATACAGTCAGGCTGGGCCCATGCAGGGGCCGGGTCCTAACCAGGGTTACCCTCCCAGAGGGCCAAGGTTTGATGGGCCCAGAGGGCCGAGGTTCGACGGGCCACGTGGGTCACGGTTTGGCGGCCCAAGAACCCCAGGGTTTGACGGCTCGTCCGGCCCACAGTTCAGGGGCAGGGGACCCATGATGGAGCAGAACAGACCCAGGTTTGGCCCCCGGGGCGGACAGCAACAACCCGGGATGAGGGGGCCAAGGCCACTGCTGGATGACTACGGGCCAGCTGGAAGAGGAAACATGTTCGGCCAAAGACAGGAGCAACAGACAGGGCCAGGAGGTGTGGAGCAAGGTGGGGGACCCATGGGTAGGGGGAGGGGCTTTGCGCAGGACTTCGGCAGAGGGATTGGACGTGGCGATGGGGAAAGTCAGGGCCCAGGCCAGCTCTCGGGGTCTGGCAGCAAAGATGACATGGAAATTGACGACTCCAGTGAAAGTCCGGATACAGCACAAGGGGCAGACATGGGTCAAGAGTATGGTAATAACCAAGGTCCGAAACCTGGCATGGGACGTGGGTTTGGTGGCCCAGGACAAGGGCCAGGAATGGGTCGTGGATTCAGCAGTCAAGGGCCAGGAATGGGTCGTGGCTTCGGCGGCCAAGGACAGGGGCCAGGGATGGGCCGGGGCTATGGTGGCCAAGGACAAGGGCCTGGAATGGGCCGAGGCTTTGGTGGCCAAGGACAGGGGCCAGCGATGGGTCGAGGCTTTAGTGGCCAAGGACAAGGGCCTGGAATAGGTCGAGGCTTTGGTGGCCAAGCCCAAGGCATGGGACGTGGCTTTGGTGGCCCGGGACAAGCACAAGGAATGGGTCGGGGAATGAGTGGCCAAGGACAGGGGCCAGACCAAGGCGGAGGCTTCAGTGGCCAAGGACAAGGGCCAGGAATGGGTCGAGGCTTTAGTAGCCCAGGACAAACACAAGGAATGGGTCGTGGAATGAGTGGCCTGGGACAGGGGCCAGACAAAGATGGTGGCCAAGGACAAGGACACGACGTGGGTCCAGGGTTTGGCAGCCCTGGACAGCGGCCAGGCATGGGTAGAGGCTTTGGTGGTCCAAACCAAGGGCCAGGACAGGGCCGTGGCTTCGGCAACAACCAGGGACAGTCTCAAGGACCCGGCGAAGAAGGGGGCTTTCCTAGAGGTGGAGGGTCAGTGCAGTTTGGCCCAGGAAGGGGTCGAGGGAGGGGGCAAGAGCCAGGCCTGCAGCAGGGGAGAGGTCCGGGGATGGGACGGGGTTTCCAGCAGGACAGCCAACAAGGCATGGGTCGAGGGTACGGACAGGAGCCAGGGGACTTCGGAGCAGGGAGAGGCCGTGGTTTTAACATGTCGGAACAAAGTGGTGACAGCAATATACCATCCTTACTTGGAGACAGTCCAGGCACAGGTCAGGCAACGGGTGGCCAAGAAAAATCAAAAGAAGAAACTGAAGAGAATCAAGCATCCGAGCAATCCCTGGGCATGGATGAAGACTTCAGAAAGAGTCAAGGTATGACGTTCGGCCCTCGGGGACAGTCACCGATGCAGAGGCCGAGAGGACCAGGGTTCGGTCAGGCAGAGGGGCAGAGATTCGGCCCGAGAGGGAGAGGGTTTGGTCAGATGGAAGGCGGGCCACGCTTTGGCCCGAGAGGAAGTGGTTTCAACCAGACAGAACGGTTTGGTCCCAGGGGAAGAGGTCTGGAGCAAAACGAGGGCCCAAGATTCGGACCAAGGGGGAGAGGGTTTGACCAGACTGAAGGGCAGAGATTTGGTCCCAGAGGAAGAGGATTTGGCCAGTCTGAAGGTCCAAGATTCGGTCCAAGGGGTCAGAGTGAAGGGTCAAGATTCGGGCCAAGAGGTCGAGGATTTGACCAGACTGAAGGGGCTAGTAGGTTTGGACCAAGAGGAGGTGTTGACCAGTTTGGTAGACCAAGATTCGACCCTAGAAACCAGGAAGGGGTTGGGTCCAGGGGCATGATGGAGGGTCATGGGCCCAGAGGAATGGCTCCCAACCAAGGCCCCAGGCCCCCGGGTCCAGGCACTGCCAGCCCCGCCGAGGAGCCAAAAGCAGCTTCAGCACAAGAAGGGTCAAAAGATGTGGACCTGCGAACAAGCCGCGGCAAAGTGGACGAAACGAAGTCTCAGCCAGACAAAGGGGATAAGAAGGGTCCCGACTCAAAACCCGAACAGGGAAAGAAACCAGAAGTGCCAAAGCAGGGCACCGTGGCGTCCACTGGTCAACCGTCTCAAGCTCCTGCCGGCAAATCTCCCGCTCCCTCTCCAGCAAAACAAGCCATCGACAAAAAGACACCTGAAGCTTCTAAGTCTAGTTCTCAGCCGAGCATGGTGAAAACCTCTGCTCCTCAGTCCAGCGGCTCTCAAACGCCAGCAGCATCCACCTCTACTGTCTCAGGTGCAGGACCATCGCCTCCggtaagggggaggggcgaGACCGCCTCTGAAGTGCCAGAAAAAGGAACAGGAAGCAACAAGGAAGACAAAACAGAAGGCGGTACGCCAAAGTTCTCTCAACGAGAGGCTGACCTCTTGGTGAAGGCTGCTAAGGATCTAAAGATGATCAGGGAGGCACAGGAGCAGCTCAGAAGGCTGGAGGAGATCTCTGCACTACAGAAAGTCACCGCCGCCATGTCCGAGCACCTGAGACCCGGCTCAGGCAGGGGCAGGGGGCGAGGCCAGGAGACAGGTACGGAGTCTAAAGACAACAAGGAAGGGGGAATCGGCAGGGGAAAGGACGTAGGAAGAGGGGCAGCAGGAGAACTAGGTACTAGAGGGCCAGAATCCAGCCTGGGTCGCGAGCCATTGCGTGGTCCAGACTCCGAACAGATCCCTGGAACAGAGCAGGACATGGAGTTAGCCAGCCATTCCAGCAGGGGGTCCAACCACGGCAGAGACCTGGGGGGACTGGAGGGGGCCAGGCTGGGCCGCGGCGGGCCAGACGAGGCCAGGATGGGGTATGATGAGAGGTACAAGAGCTACCGAGAACGAGAGGAGGTCGGCTATGGGGAACAACCATACCGTGGCTAT CAGGATGACTATTACGAGGAGGAGAGCGGTAGAGACCCCTACGGTAGAGAACAGTACCGAGGGCGTCAGCATGCGTATGGTGATGACCGTGACTACGGCGGCGACCCCTTCCAGGACCCGTACTACAGCAGACAGGACGAGTACGGGGAGGACTACAGGAGGGAGACACCGTACTACGAg GATGAGAGGCCAGGTGAGAAGTACAGAAGAGAAGATCCGCTCCGGAGAGGAGAAGAGTACGGCTTGACGGACGACTACAGGTGGGCGGAGGTGTACGGGCGCGGGGAGGAGTTCCCCAGGGGGCGGGACAGAGAGCCCCAACCCCCCGGGGTGGACGACACTTACCTGTACGAGCGACACGCCTACTCCGATGATCAGTACACCTTGGACAG AGCCGGAGTTCGAGAAGATAGCCAGAGCCGGGGGTTGGCTGGCAGGGTGGTGGAGTCCATCGATTATGGGCACGGAGAAAAAG CACCAGGAAAAGGCTTCAGCCATCTCCTGACCACGTCCCCTGCGGAGGCAGCCAGCAAGCCTTCCTTCAGCCACCTCCTCTCAGCCTCAACAGCCACCGCACCGCCCGAGGCTCCCGCCGCCAGCCAGGGCAGCCTGTTCTCCCGGGTCAGCATGGTGGAGGAGATAGACTACGGGCACGGGCAGCATGCGCCTCTTGGACGCGAAGTCGGTGCCGACACGTTCCTGCGCGAACGCGGCGTCGTGGTCGGCCGGGCGGAAGAGGACCGGCTGTCTGGTCGGGGGATTGAAGGTGTGCCGCGGGAGAGGTCGCGCGAACGGTCCAGGGATCGGACGTCGTTGGACGACGGGAGACGTGGCAGGAGCATCGAGGACGCGAGGCTGCCCCCCAGGGAACGCGAGGTCTCACGAGAGAGGGATCGAGAGAGGAGCTGGGACAGAGACAGGGAGAGAAGCAGGGAccgagagagggagagagagagagggtttGTGAGGGAAGGAGACTTGCCGAGTCGTGGACGTGAGCGGGACCTGCCCAGGGACGACCGGGATCGTGGCAGAG GGTTGGACGACCGGTATGACAGGTCACGACGGCGGGAAGCAGACGACCTTGACCGGTACCGTGTTGGGAGAGACCGGGACACCGACCGGGAAGGATTCTATCCCGAgtcgtcatcgtcatcataCCGAGACTACGACCGTGACAGACATGACAGGGAGCGGGATAGAGAAAG TCCTCCTGAGGGGGCTGACTCCCCTTCTCAAGGAACCTCGCTCTCTCAATCAAC gtttccccctcctcctcccacATCGCGCTACGAGAGAGACCGAGACCCCTACGCGCGCGAGAGGGACTTCTACTTCGACCGACAACCTTACGCTGACCGGGGAGCGTACGGCggcggcccccctccccctggccACTACGACGTGCGAGACCCGTATGggggcccccctccccctcagcaGCCGCCGGAGGAACCTAAACCTGAGACGGTGTCAGCTGAGGACATCCTAAAGGAACCCGGCCGCAAGAACAGACCCAAACAG CTTGTTGCGATTCTTCGCGGTCCTCCCGGGTGTGGCAAAACCCACGTGGCAAGACTTATCAAA GAGAAGGAGACAGAAGCCGGCGCCAGCGCACCAAGAATCTTTTCACTCGACGACTACTTCATGACGGAAGTGGAGAAAACGGAGAAAGACCCTGAGACAGGCAGACGGGTCAAGACCAAG GTCCTAGAGTACGAGTACGAGCCTGAGATGGAGGAGACGTACCGTGCCAGCATGCTCAAGGCCTTCAAGAAGAACCTGGACAACGGGTTCTTCCCCTTCATGATCGTGGACGCCGTCAACGACAAGGTCAAACACTTCCAGCCCTTCTGGAGCGCAGCTAAGAGCAAGGGCTTCGAG GTGTACCTAGTTGAGCTGACTGCAGAGCCGCACGCCTGTGCCAGgaagaacacacacaaaagGACACTGAAGGACATCACCAAG ATCCTGGACCGGTGGGAGTCCGCCCCTCGTCACATGATGAGGATGGATGTGCGGATGCTGCTGCAGGAGGCCGCCATTACAGAG GTGGAGATGGAAGACTTCGACAACAGCCAGGACTCCTCCCAGGGAGACCCCCAGCAGAGTGCGGGAAGTAAAGGtccagaggaggaggaagatgctGAGGAGGGG